The following DNA comes from Chitinophaga nivalis.
GATCCGGGGAAACATACGTTTAAAACCAAAGGCACCCATAGCATTACCTTAACGGTAAAGAATGAACGGGGTTGCAGTGCCGCCAAAACAGTCGATGACATCAATGTTGGCAACTACAGCACCGACTTCGCTGTTCCTGCACTGGTATGTAGTAATACCACCCAGAACATTCTGGCATCCTATAGTCCGGCGGCACCCACCAGTACCACCTGGGAAGTCAACGGACAGTATTATTCCAGTAGCACCAACCTGTATTACTATGTTGATAAACCAGGTAAACTCAAAATAAAGCTGACTGCCATGTACGGCAACTGTGCAGATGTAGTGGAAAAAACAATAGACGTGAAACCTACGCCTACCGCCAGCATCAGCACCGACAACCAGCCCATCTGTAATGTACCGGCCACTATTAATTTCAAAGGGATTACCACCGGTGCTACTACTTGGAACTGGACCTTCGGAGACCAGCAATCTTCCACCCAGCAAAATCCCAGTCACACCTATACCGGAGAAGGCTGGTATGATATAAGACTGGTGGCTACCAGCGCAGATGGCTGTAAAGCCAACGGTTATACGAACCTGTATATTTCTACCACTAAAATAAACGCCAGTGCCAGCAATGCCAGCGGATGTGAGGGTTTAAAAGCCAGCTTTTCTGCCTATAGCAGCAGCAGTGATGGAATAAAAACCTACGAATGGGATTTCGGAGATGGTACTGCCAAATCCAATCTGGCTACCCCGGAACATGCCTATCCCAAAGCAGGTAAATATACCGCCACTCTCAAGTACACGACCGTTAACGGCTGTACAGGAACGGTCAAATGCTCCAATCAGATAGAAGTATACAAGAAACCTACGCCTGACTTTTATTCTCCGCAGGCGCCGCAGGTATGTGGTAATGACCTGGTGTCCTTCTACGACAAGTCCGACATTGGTAACAACTGGAGCTGGGATTTTGGCGACGGCCGCTATGATTATAGCGGTGGCAATACCACCGGCCATCAATACCGGGAGCCGGGTGTCTATACCGTTACCATGACGGTATCCAACTATACCTGTTCCAATACCATTACTAAAACGGCCTATATCAAAGCTGTGACGCCCTTTCCCCGTTTCAGCAAAAATGATATCAACTGTGCCCAACGTACTACGATCAGCTTTAATGAATATTCGTTGGGAGCTACCAGCTGGAAGTGGACCTGGGGCGATGGTAAAGACACCAGCTATACCACACAAAATAGTACGATCAGTCATATCTATGAGAAGAAAGGCAACTACAAGGTGACGCTGTATACCTCTGATGGTGTTTGTACCACCTCTGAAAGTCTGGACATTGAAGTGATTGCGCCCTCCCCGGTAGTTATCGCCACAGATAAAACGTCCTTGTGCAGCAGCGATAAAATGACCGGGTCTATCACGACCTACGATCCGACTATCTATGACAGGTATTGGGGTTATGCATTTAGGTGGGAAGTCAGTGGTCAATTCTATGGAGGTTCTTACGATCTGATCTCTCCCGTTTTCCATGACCTCAAACCAGGCCCGCAAACCATACAAATGATTGCGACCAACCGGCAAGGCTGTATAGATAAAAGCAATATCATAGATGTGGATGTACGTGGACCGATAGCAGGTTACAACCTGCCCAACGTTATTCAATGCCGGGGTACGGCAGTAACCTTTACCGATGCCAGCGATCTTACCTATAGCAAAGGCATTCAGCAATGGGAATGGGATTTCGGGGATCAGTCACCGGTGGAAAAATTCACCAGCGGTCCTTTTCAACATACCTATAAAAAGGCGGGATTTTATATACAACCTGTTCTGAAAATCACCGATAAAGAAGGCTGTACCAGCACCGTGCGGGATAAATACCTGCAGGTAAACGGGCCCAATGCAGACTTCTACCCACATAGCTACCTGGTAAGCCCGGGCAGCACGGTATATTTCACCAATACCTCTGCGGAAATCGGGGGTAACATCACCAATGTTAAATGGGATTTTGGCGATGGCAATACCTCCGCGGATTTCAGCTATACCTCCAACAATTATCCCAATAAAGGGATTTATAAAGTGAAGCTGCGTATCAATGATGATAATGGCTGTGAAGACGAAATAGAAAAACAGATCAAGGTATCTTCGGTGTCTGCCAGTTTCACCTATACCTCCAGTTTTGTACATGGCAGCAATTGCGCCCCGATGATATTCCGTTTCACCAATACCTCTGTCAATGCCTCCAGCTATCTTTGGGACTTTGGCGATGGCAGTACTTCTGATCAGCTAAACCCGGTACACACCTATCCGGAATCCGGCCACTATAAAGTGAAGCTGAAAGTAAAAGGGGATGCGGATACAGAAGATGAGGTGATAGAAGTAGTAGTGGTAAAAGGTCCGTTTGCTGAAATCTCCACCAACTTTGAAGGCGGCTGCCTGGAGAAAGAAGTGGAGCTTACCATCAAGGGAGATCCCTCTCTCAGCTATAGCTGGGATTTCACCGACGGACAGATAGAAGAAACCAAGGACCTGAAAATCAAGCATACATTTAAAAATCCGGGTATCTACAAACCCCGGCTGCTGCTGAAAGATGCCTCTGGCTGTAAAGGCAGCGCCTACCTGGATCATCCGATTGTTGTTGATAAGCTGGATATCAAAATGAATCCATCTACAGAAAAAATATGTGATGCCGGCCCGCTTACCTTTGCGCCGGTATTCAACAGCTATTCAATTGATGAATTGGGCA
Coding sequences within:
- a CDS encoding PKD domain-containing protein: MYSFILTWRNTVTSFLFVFVGSFISLAAKAQLKADFSANSVSECESLITAFTDRSSGNPVSWKWDLGNGYTSTERNPRASYVKPGKYTVTLTVKDASGATSTEKKDAYINVRSKPVVNFGVSNAKGCAPFTTTFTDKSTAVDGTLDKYSWDFGDGSVGDGKTATHTYYNPGTYTVILTVTNSYGCTNYKMIEKIVDVAPAINADFTVNEKILCKAPVDVIFKNTSTGPGTLSYKWTFDDGGSSTLKDPGKHTFKTKGTHSITLTVKNERGCSAAKTVDDINVGNYSTDFAVPALVCSNTTQNILASYSPAAPTSTTWEVNGQYYSSSTNLYYYVDKPGKLKIKLTAMYGNCADVVEKTIDVKPTPTASISTDNQPICNVPATINFKGITTGATTWNWTFGDQQSSTQQNPSHTYTGEGWYDIRLVATSADGCKANGYTNLYISTTKINASASNASGCEGLKASFSAYSSSSDGIKTYEWDFGDGTAKSNLATPEHAYPKAGKYTATLKYTTVNGCTGTVKCSNQIEVYKKPTPDFYSPQAPQVCGNDLVSFYDKSDIGNNWSWDFGDGRYDYSGGNTTGHQYREPGVYTVTMTVSNYTCSNTITKTAYIKAVTPFPRFSKNDINCAQRTTISFNEYSLGATSWKWTWGDGKDTSYTTQNSTISHIYEKKGNYKVTLYTSDGVCTTSESLDIEVIAPSPVVIATDKTSLCSSDKMTGSITTYDPTIYDRYWGYAFRWEVSGQFYGGSYDLISPVFHDLKPGPQTIQMIATNRQGCIDKSNIIDVDVRGPIAGYNLPNVIQCRGTAVTFTDASDLTYSKGIQQWEWDFGDQSPVEKFTSGPFQHTYKKAGFYIQPVLKITDKEGCTSTVRDKYLQVNGPNADFYPHSYLVSPGSTVYFTNTSAEIGGNITNVKWDFGDGNTSADFSYTSNNYPNKGIYKVKLRINDDNGCEDEIEKQIKVSSVSASFTYTSSFVHGSNCAPMIFRFTNTSVNASSYLWDFGDGSTSDQLNPVHTYPESGHYKVKLKVKGDADTEDEVIEVVVVKGPFAEISTNFEGGCLEKEVELTIKGDPSLSYSWDFTDGQIEETKDLKIKHTFKNPGIYKPRLLLKDASGCKGSAYLDHPIVVDKLDIKMNPSTEKICDAGPLTFAPVFNSYSIDELGKPGTYTWTYDPALTATDPTTPTPKFQLDKKGSYTFTLKAVTVYGCEQTVSAVVNVYTKPVAAITGPDKGCQDAPLQFSGAATKEPATTWKWNFGNSQTDDQQQPKPQSFNKPGIFNIGLTVTSKDGCTDEVHHAVNILPLPDIKASAPSEFICLHNTTMLYAGGGSHYEWTPATGLDNPLIATPLASPEVTTTYKVKVTDDNGCVNTDAVKIRVVQPFTVYATPDTVLCLGDKLPLRAWGTDYYKWEGTGINDPNKASPVATITSTSQYTYKVTGYDKEGCFSDNKTLTVRVNPRPTVNIGPDRESMAGIPLYLTSVTSNDVISWTWTPPQDLGCFTCPMTEALPNISTRYVLEVANGYGCKKTDDMFVHIICRESAVFMPNAFTPNNDGKNERIYPKGKGVKEIGWLRIYDRWGTLVYERTRFPINMPAVGWDGRSRGKEAPAGTYIYSMQTVCESGEHFEFKGNITLIR